One genomic segment of Salmo trutta chromosome 8, fSalTru1.1, whole genome shotgun sequence includes these proteins:
- the LOC115198945 gene encoding uncharacterized protein LOC115198945 produces MCRLQEQEPAALQHHQREALRCCCSLCSSASPLPEEPPLSSQSAEVQHPPLSLTLGSRGLDPTLLQPQPCLMSILRKERRKQRMVLKRWVGAFRPPRPDQEPNSGPEDIGPSLQSLVSVRVLSEFSRPPSSRSTDLGSGLSSPLCVNLSDLDSEGGSPLSQHGSSSMSLSALASCTPQDPQHTSLQTQPLTTLYTIPSLTRPNSAHLTGPPRSPSQAMSSITTQT; encoded by the exons ATGTGCAG ACTCCAGGAGCAGGAGCCTGCAGCACTGCAGCACCACCAGAGGGAGGCGCTTCGCTGCTGTTGTTCCCTGTGTTCCAGTGCCAGTCCCCTCCCAGAAGAGCCTCCCCTGAGCTCCCAGTCTGCCGAAGTCCAACATCCTCCACTGTCACTGACTCTGGGCAGCAGGGGACTGGATCCAACCCTGCTCCAGCCTCAGCCCTGCCTCATGTCCATACTCAGAAaggagagaaggaaacagaggatggtgttaaagagatgggtgggggccTTCCGCCCTCCAAGGCCAGACCAGGAGCCCAATTCTGGTCCTGAGGACATAGGCCCCTCTCTCCAGTCCCTAGTGTCTGTGAGGGTTCTCTCTGAGTTTAGCCGCCCACCATCCAGCCGAAGCACAGACCTGGGTAGTGGCCTGAGCAGTCCTCTATGTG TGAATCTGAGTGACCTGGACTCCGAGGgtggctctcctctctcccagcacGGCTCCTCTTCCATGTCCCTGTCTGCTCTGGCCTCATGCACCCCACAGGACCCCCAACACACCAGCCTCCAAACCCAGCCCCTCACCACCCTCTACACCATCCCCTCCCTCACCAGGCCCAACTCTGCCCACCTGACTGGACCACCACGGAGCCCCAGCCAGGCCATGTCCTCCATCACTACCCAGACCTAG